In a single window of the Acidobacteriota bacterium genome:
- a CDS encoding AAA family ATPase: MFKVALVGTHGVNKTTIAYELAGVLKRKGRKVELLTEIARECPFPLNEQATREAYQWIIARQVQLEIEKAPRADVLVCDRSVLDNFAYYARRYGTKGEEAEALGMYCRSWMRTYDLLIRLPVTEALAPDGFRSTDAEFQREIDVLCDELFESAYTQTTRPVYIRSSLSASEIAESVLAR; the protein is encoded by the coding sequence TTGTTCAAGGTCGCGCTTGTCGGAACGCATGGCGTAAACAAAACAACTATCGCCTACGAGCTCGCTGGAGTGCTCAAACGCAAAGGCCGAAAGGTAGAATTGCTGACCGAGATAGCTCGCGAGTGTCCGTTTCCCCTAAACGAACAGGCGACTCGCGAGGCTTATCAATGGATCATAGCGCGACAGGTGCAGCTCGAAATCGAGAAGGCTCCGCGAGCCGATGTGCTTGTATGCGACCGCTCGGTGCTCGATAACTTTGCCTATTATGCGAGGCGCTACGGAACCAAAGGCGAGGAGGCCGAAGCCCTGGGAATGTATTGCCGCTCCTGGATGCGGACCTATGATTTGCTGATAAGGCTTCCAGTCACCGAAGCGCTGGCTCCCGACGGATTCCGCTCAACAGACGCGGAGTTTCAGCGAGAGATTGATGTGCTGTGCGATGAACTGTTCGAGAGCGCTTACACCCAGACGACCCGCCCCGTTTACATTCGAAGCTCACTGTCGGCAAGCG